One Musa acuminata AAA Group cultivar baxijiao unplaced genomic scaffold, Cavendish_Baxijiao_AAA HiC_scaffold_435, whole genome shotgun sequence genomic window carries:
- the LOC135659144 gene encoding uncharacterized protein LOC135659144 — translation MQKEGSKFRPLTVVLSIEKIMKEAIRMVPSSIYDPEFPDTSHSSSGRGCHSVLRRIKEEFGTSRGFLEFDIRKCFHTIDRHRIISILKEEIDDPKFFYSTQKLKLAGRLVGGEKGPYSVPHSVQLSALLGNIYLHKLDQEIGRIRHKHEIPLVQRIRSVLLRTGKSMVDDKEQSGESASFKAPQDNRAIIVGRVKSTQRKATFHSLVSSWHTPNTSTPRRRRDNKTPFVFPLGRAAFLNKPSSLLCAAFLLEAAGFPPKSGMEGINYAMRRNHLIKSCKIRGLQIELGGESVLVIRSDRGLARKLAPLKTHDSLIRICYARYADDLLLGIVGAIELIIEIQNRITHFLQSGLNLLVGSAGSTTIAARSKVEFPGTVIREVPPSTTPNPLLRELEKRLRVKHRIHLTAFNLRSAIHSKFRDLGNSLPIKELTKGMSYRGRLQDAVKLAPTHGTAGVISPQACIFWGTYIWQGSREISLLHSSGRSNVPSDVQQSVPINCSVTDARKCSLYTPSSRKAAGEIEGHWARSFSSEFPIQIRAPMKKILRRLRDRGIISQRRPRPIHIASFTNVSDGDIVNWYAGFAISLLSYYRCCDNLYQVRTIVDYQIRWSAIFTPAHKHKSSARNIIQKYSKDSNIVNPEGGKTLAQFPNSIELGKSI, via the coding sequence ATGCAGAAAGAAGGGTCGAAGTTTAGACCGCTTACAGTAGTTCTATCCATagaaaagatcatgaaggaggcgaTCAGAATGGTACCCTCATCCATTTACGATCCCGAGTTTCCAGACACATCACACAGTAGCTCGGGTCGAGGCTGCCACTCGGTGCTAAGACGGATCAAAGAAGAGTTTGGAACTTCTCGCGGGTTTTTGGAATTCGACATCAGGAAGTGTTTTCACACCATCGACCGACATAGAATCATCTCAATCTTAAAGGAGGAGATCGACGATCCCAAGTTCTTTTACTCCACTCAGAAACTCAAGTTAGCCGGACGACTCGTAGGAGGTGAGAAGGGCCCTTACTCTGTCCCACACAGTGTACAACTATCGGCCCTACTAGGCAACATCTACCTACACAAACTCGATCAGGAGATAGGTAGGATCCGACATAAGCACGAAATTCCTCTAGTTCAGAGAATAAGATCCGTTCTCTTAAGGACAGGTAAAAGTATGGTTGATGACAAAGAGCAGTCTGGAGAATCAGCAAGCTTCAAGGCTCCCCAAGACAATAGAGCCATCATTGTAGGTAGGGTAAAGAGCACCCAGCGCAAAGCAACCTTTCATTCCCTTGTTTCGTCGTGGCACACCCCAAACACAAGCACCCCGCGGCGAAGGAGAGACAATAAAACACCTTTCGTTTTCCCCCTTGGGCGTGCCGCCTTTCTTAACAAGCCCTCGAGCCTCCTTTGCGCCGCCTTCCTCCTAGAAGCCGCTGGGTTTCCCCCGAAGTCTGGTATGGAAGGCATCAATTATGCTATGAGAAGAAACCACCTTATTAAGTCTTGCAAAATCAGGGGCTTGCAGATAGAGCTGGGCGGGGAGTCAGTACTAGTTATCAGGTCAGATAGAGGCCTGGCCCGTAAGCTGGCCCCCTTGAAAACCCATGACTCATTAATAAGGATTTGTTACGCGCGATATGCCGACGACTTACTACTTGGAATCGTGGGTGCCATAGAGCTTATCATAGAAATTCAAAACCGTATTACCCACTTCCTACAATCCGGCCTTAACCTTTTGGTAGGCTCTGCAGGATCAACAACCATAGCAGCACGGAGTAAGGTAGAATTCCCTGGTACGGTTATTCGGGAAGTCCCTCCGAGTACTACTCCAAACCCATTATTGCGAGAGCTGGAGAAGCGTCTACGGGTGAAGCACCGTATCCATCTAACTGCTTTCAACCTACGCAGCGCGATCCATTCCAAGTTTAGGGATCTAGGTAATAGTCTCCCGATCAAAGAGCTTACGAAGGGGATGAGCTACAGAGGTCGTTTACAGGACGCGGTGAAACTAGCTCCGACTCATGGAACAGCTGGAGTAATAAGTCCCCAAGCTTGCATATTCTGGGGGACCTACATCTGGCAAGGATCAAGGGAGATCTCATTGTTGCATAGCTCAGGTCGCAGCAACGTGCCATCAGACGTTCAACAGTCCGTCCCCATTAACTGCTCGGTCACTGATGCCCGGAAGTGTTCATTGTATACTCCTTCGAGTCGGAAGGCAGCGGGGGAAATAGAGGGACACTGGGCGAGATCTTTCAGCAGCGAATTCCCCATACAGATAAGGGCGCCTATGAAAAAGATACTCCGAAGGCTTCGGGATCGAGGTATAATTAGCCAAAGAAGACCAAGGCCTATCCACATAGCCTCTTTTACGAACGTCAGCGACGGAGACATAGTCAATTGGTACGCTGGCTTCGCTATAAGTCTTCTTTCCTACTATAGATGCTGCGACAACCTTTACCAAGTGCGAACGATTGTCGACTACCAGATCCGCTGGTCTGCTATATTCACCCCAGCCCACAAACACAAATCTTCGGCACGGAATATAATCCAAAAGTACTCCAAAGACTCAAATATAGTGAATCCAGAAGGTGGTAAGACCCTAGCACAGTTCCCAAACAGCATAGAGCTTGGGAAGTCTATATAG